A genome region from Eurosta solidaginis isolate ZX-2024a chromosome 2, ASM4086904v1, whole genome shotgun sequence includes the following:
- the LOC137241844 gene encoding gustatory and pheromone receptor 32a-like gives MQQQQQQQRLHSTLKAPKNMKSHRSVSPSYSEKSIETTQEIEHSVLTYLKWQLRILKTIGLIPFYERRNRYEIRAPNKRWMLLNKLLICIKTTLCLFHIYILISPTVLRLLFTESKTDGISDMLDSSFSVLSNMIVSFMCMRNAKKIIRILNNFLKIDQLFEEYPDSPTVQKQYEHNYFDICMFAVFGYISIIALMCVKRVIELFSIHIFLYMTFYQIENAASCAYIVFISGLMHLLRKRFEFINQLLAQYNHKVFEKNAYTQTNIRVSTKMHEKHSEGNFRLFAKDSKFFYVLHNDLLDIFKLINSYAGFAILAFLLYVCYALLSCAYISSLIDFRNKVDLYGFGWVLSWIPLYVGILILLVNNCENATKEANKTSRILSRIYRKDREYQNIIDEFLLKCVKQEVRFTAYGFFSIDNSTMFKIFSLATSYLVILIQFKWLELSTGRK, from the exons atgcaacaacaacaacaacaacaacgcttacACTCTACC CTCAAAGCGCCAAAGAATATGAAATCTCATAGAAGCGTTTCGCCGTCATACAGTGAAAAAAGCATAGAAACAACACAAGAAATTGAACACTCCGTACTCACATACCTCAAGTGGCAACTACGCATACTTAAAACAATTGGTTTAATACCATTCTACGAGAGACGCAACCGTTATGAGATCCGAGCACCCAACAAAAGATGGATGCTTTTGAATAAACTACTAATTTGTATTAAAACAACTTTATGCTTGTTTCATATTTATATTTTGATTTCACCAACAGTTCTACGATTACTTTTTACCGAAAGCAAAACGGATGGCATCTCTGATATGCTCGATTCGTCCTTCAGTGTGTTAAGTAATATGATCGTATCGTTTATGTGTATGAGGAATGCTAAGAAAATTATTagaatattaaataattttttgaaaattgatCAACTTTTCGAAGAATATCCTGACTCGCCGACAGTGCAAAAACAATATGAACATAATTATTTTGACATTTGCATGTTTGCAGTTTTCGGTTATATTTCTATTATAGCATTAATGTGTGTCAAACGTGTTATTGAATTATTctctatacatatttttttatatatgacaTTTTATCAGATAGAGAATGCTGCTTCTTGCGCCTATATTGTATTTATTTCTGGTCTTATGCATTTACTTCGAAAACGTTTTGAATTCATTAATCAACTGTTAGCACAATATAAtcataaagtttttgaaaaaaacgctTATACGCAAACAAATATTAGAGTGTCAACAAAAATGCATGAAAAACACAGTGAGGGGAATTTTCGTTTATTTGCCAAAGATTCCAAATTCTTTTATGTTTTACATAACGATTTGCTGGATATATTCAAGTTGATTAACAGTTATGCTGGATTTGCTATACTTGCATTCCTCTTGTATGTTTGTTATGCTTTGCTGAGTTGCGCTTATATCTCATCTCTAATTGATTTTCGAAATAAAGTTGATTTGTATGGTTTTGGTTGGGTTTTATCTTGGATACCGCTATATGTtgggattttgattttgttggTGAACAATTGTGAAAACGCCACAAAAGAG GCAAATAAAACTTCACGAATATTGTCACGCATCTATCGCAAGGACAGAGAATATCAAAACATA ATTGACGAATTCCTATTGAAATGTGTCAAACAGGAGGTGCGATTCACTGCTTATGGATTTTTTTCTATTGACAATTCGACGATGTTCAAG atattttcaCTTGCCACCAGTTACCTTGTCATATTAATACAGTTCAAGTGGTTGGAACTCTCAACGGGAAGGAAATGA